A window of the Vitis riparia cultivar Riparia Gloire de Montpellier isolate 1030 unplaced genomic scaffold, EGFV_Vit.rip_1.0 scaffold540_pilon_pilon, whole genome shotgun sequence genome harbors these coding sequences:
- the LOC117909995 gene encoding cold and drought-regulated protein CORA-like, which translates to MAFSKAFLLQGLLFAVLLILSKVSGRELAEAAQTLTEGSVEEAKNWGHGYGHRRWGIGHGQGHWGVGHRHGHRGHGQGHGHWGHGHEGIPGHNGAGGKVDFSILAYFLFVIFHFC; encoded by the exons ATGGCTTTCTCTAAGGCTTTTTTACTCCAGGGCCTTCTCTTTGCTGTTCTTCTCATCCTCTCTAAGGTTTCAGGAAGAGAGCTAGCTGAGGCTGCTCAAACCC TGACAGAAGGAAGTGTAGAAGAAGCTAAGAACTGGGGACATGGATATGGACACAGGCGCTGGGGAATTGGACATGGACAAGGCCACTGGGGAGTTGGACATCGACACGGCCACCGGGGACATGGACAAGGGCATGGCCATTGGGGACACGGACACGAAGGCATACCCGGACACAATGGTGCTGGTGGGAAAGTGGATTTTAGCATATTAgcctattttctttttgttatttttcatttttgttaa
- the LOC117909996 gene encoding probable long-chain-alcohol O-fatty-acyltransferase 5 — protein MEGDIRSLITVCLSVLASLCYAYFVVSKIPKGKLRLLSLLPIFSIFVTLPSLFSSILLSGFTALFISWLATFKLALLSFDLGPLVTGRPKSLPIFIIIACLPIKIKQNQQHPYKPPKLPLNFAVKILGFGLFIGLYDYKELIHPNIFLGVLCCQVFLFIEIVFSLCNSLVKSMAGLEVEQPSDEPYLSTSLQDFWGRRWNLMVTNLLRQTVYKPMKSAAEKVVSRQLSPLPAVVATFVVSGLVHELLFYYVIRASPSWEMTCFFVLHGLCLVVEIGLKSLFSGRWRLHWAVSAPLTVGFVVVTSFWLFFPPLIRAGVIDRVVGEIKFFFELVREKIPPFNATMLKNL, from the coding sequence ATGGAAGGCGATATCAGGAGCTTGATCACGGTATGTCTCTCTGTTCTTGCATCTCTCTGCTACGCCTATTTCGTTGTCTCAAAAATCCCCAAAGGCAAGCTCAGACTCCTTTCTCTCCTCCCaatcttttccatttttgtcaCCCTTCCTTCCCTTTTCTCATCCATTCTTCTCTCCGGCTTCACCGCCTTGTTCATATCCTGGCTCGCTACTTTCAAACTAGCCCTCTTATCCTTTGATTTAGGCCCTCTCGTCACCGGCCGACCAAAGTCTCTccccatcttcatcatcattgcTTGTCTCCCCatcaaaatcaagcaaaatcAGCAACACCCATATAAACCCCCGAAATTGCCTCTGAATTTTGCagtcaaaattttgggttttggtCTTTTCATCGGGTTGTATGACTATAAAGAGCTAATACACCCCAATATCTTCTTGGGCGTGCTTTGTTGCCAAGTTTTTCTGTTTATAGAGATTGTTTTCAGTCTTTGCAACTCACTGGTGAAGTCCATGGCGGGGCTGGAGGTGGAGCAGCCGTCAGACGAGCCGTATTTGTCGACTTCCCTGCAAGACTTCTGGGGACGGAGGTGGAACCTCATGGTGACGAATCTGCTGCGCCAAACAGTATATAAGCCCATGAAATCTGCGGCGGAGAAGGTGGTCAGCAGACAGTTGTCGCCACTGCCGGCGGTGGTGGCGACGTTTGTGGTATCCGGTTTGGTGCACGAGTTGTTGTTCTACTACGTCATACGTGCGAGCCCTTCGTGGGAAATGACCTGCTTCTTTGTGCTGCATGGCCTGTGCTTGGTGGTGGAGATTGGTCTCAAGTCACTGTTTTCAGGCCGGTGGCGGCTGCATTGGGCTGTTTCGGCGCCGCTCACCGTGGGGTTCGTGGTGGTTACCAGCTTCTGGCTGTTTTTTCCGCCACTGATAAGAGCCGGGGTCATCGACCGAGTCGttggagaaattaaatttttttttgagctTGTTAGGGAAAAGATACCCCCATTCAATGCAACAATGTTGAAAAATCTCTGA